From the genome of Pseudanabaena sp. BC1403, one region includes:
- a CDS encoding DUF5615 family PIN-like protein, whose amino-acid sequence MRLLSDENFNGAILRGLMRRLPELDLVRVQDVGLMHTDDPVILEWAANEGRILLTHDVATITMYAYERVNQGLPMTGVVEVIATAPIGKIIDDLELFICCSEPEEYEGQVLFIPFF is encoded by the coding sequence ATGCGCCTTCTAAGTGACGAAAATTTTAACGGAGCTATATTGCGTGGTCTAATGAGACGCTTGCCTGAACTGGATTTAGTTCGAGTGCAAGACGTAGGGCTGATGCATACTGATGATCCAGTTATTTTGGAATGGGCTGCGAACGAGGGACGTATCTTGCTTACCCATGACGTAGCCACTATTACGATGTATGCATACGAGCGTGTCAATCAAGGATTACCTATGACTGGAGTTGTTGAAGTGATTGCGACAGCCCCAATTGGTAAAATTATTGATGATTTAGAACTATTTATTTGTTGTAGTGAACCTGAAGAATATGAAGGGCAAGTTCTTTTTATCCCTTTCTTCTAA
- a CDS encoding DUF433 domain-containing protein, with protein MSLMSATAKFQATSPPLRWDEVGGIRIGSSRVTLDSLLATYHNGSTPEEIAIQYPVLHLEDIYSAIAYYLSHRQEIDNYLEQRNQKAQQLRQQLTQKHNLVELRQRLLTRQSQKEAGQNAPSK; from the coding sequence TCCAAGCAACCTCTCCCCCTCTACGTTGGGATGAAGTAGGAGGTATCCGTATAGGTTCCAGTCGAGTGACTTTAGATAGTCTACTTGCTACATACCACAATGGCTCTACTCCAGAAGAAATCGCTATTCAGTATCCAGTTCTTCATTTAGAAGACATATATAGTGCGATCGCTTATTATCTAAGCCATCGTCAGGAAATTGACAATTATTTAGAGCAACGCAATCAAAAAGCGCAACAACTCAGACAGCAACTTACTCAAAAGCACAATCTAGTGGAACTGAGGCAGCGATTGCTTACTCGTCAGTCACAAAAAGAAGCAGGGCAAAATGCGCCTTCTAAGTGA